One Stratiformator vulcanicus genomic window, CGAGCCAGTGCCGTCCCCAGCGTTCTCCATAACGCGGCGAATCGAGCAGGCGGTCGACCAACGCGCGATAGGCTCCCGCCGAATCGACATTGACGAATGCTTCGACCTCCTCGGGCGTCGGCGGCAAGCCGGTCAGGTCATACGTCGCCCGGCGGATCAACGTGCGGCGGTCAGCCGGCGGATTCGGCTCCAGTCCCTGCTTCGCAAGTTTCGCGAAGACGAATCGGTCGATCACGTTCTCAGTCCACGCAGCCGATATGCCATCGGTAACGGGCGGTTCTCGCTTCGAGACCGGCTTTAGCGACCAGAAGTTCTTGTCAGCCGCCGATTTTTCTTGGACGACCGCGTTCTTCGGCCAGACGGCTCCCGCCGCGATCCATCGCGTGAGCGTCGCCACCTGTTCTTTGCTCAGGCGCTCGCCCTCTTTGGGCATCCGCGGCGGATCGGCTGCGGTCGGACGGACCATGTCGAGCAGGTAGCTGTGTTGAGGCTCGTCGGCGATGACATAGCCGAACTGCTCGATATCGTCTGCCGACGACAGCGAAAGCTCCCCCTGCTGATTGGTTTCGTTGTGGCACCGTACGCAATGTGCTTCGAAAATCGGAGCGACTTCCCGCTCGAAGTCGACGCCAGATTCAGCGACACGAATCGCGCCTAACAGAGTCAGGAACCCGACAAAAATTCGCATGGCGGCAGTCCACTTTTCGATTTGACGATTTGAGGGACAGTCACGCTTCCAGTGCGACCGACATGACCATTCGCGTACCTTCAATAAGATGATTCGATGCGAGCAGTCGATTATAGAAAGCCAAACAGCGGTTGTCAGTTTGCTACGGTCATTGTCGTAGTCAGTTGGCCTTCAATCATCAGCGATTTACATGGCTCCGAAGTGCCGACAAGCGATTCGAAGATAATACTTGATGACCTAATCGGAAAGGCATTGATGAAAGTTGGGGGGTCTTCAAGCGAAGTCGCTGCCGGTGCCGAGGACTTTTGGGTAGGGGGCCGGCCGTTTTTTCTTCGTTGCGAATGACGTCGCAACAGGTGGTGGTAAGTGGTGACTCAACACACAAGCCCGAGACGCGAGCCGTCGGGAAAATCGCTGGTTGATCGACCATCGGCTTGCGCCTCTGGCTCGTATTGAAATCGCTTCTAGTCGAGATGAACAATTCCCCTCTGGATCGCCGCGAGTGCTGCCTGGGTGCGATCATCGACTTTCAGTTTTTGCAGGATCTGAGTGACGTGCAGCTTGACCGTGACCTCGGCAATACCAAGTTTGCCGGCGATCTGGCCGTTACTGGCGCCTTTTGCGATCAGATGAAGTACTTCGCTCTGCCGGCGACTCAGCGACGGACGTTGACGCCGTTCTTCGAGCATCTTGCCGACGGAATCGGTCAGGTACTCTCCCCCGGTCGAAACAGTTCGTATGGCCTTGAGCAGTTCAGATCGATCCGCTGTTTTAATCAAGAAACCCTTCGCGCCGGCTTCGACGGCGCGGAAGATATCTTCTTCACCATCAAAAACCGTAAAGACGAGAATTTTCGCGGAGCGGTCAAATTTGACGATCTCTTCAATGACGTCGATGCCGGTCCCGTCCGGCAACTGATAATCAAGGACAACGACCTGCGGCTTGCAGTCCTTATAAAGAAAGATCGCGTCGGCGGCTGTGCCCGCCTCCGCCGCGATATGAATGTCTTCTTCCATCTCGAGCGAGCTTGCCAGCCCCATCCGCACCACAAAGTGATCGTCGACCAGCATGAGACGAATTTTGTCATCGACGTTCGTTACCATTACTACACTCTTAAGAGTCTGAGCCTGACTGTCGGGCCGCATTTCGATCCTGGCCTCAGTTAAACATGTCCGTTCGTAAATCGATCCTTCGGAACGATCACTTCGATTGTCGTCCCGTTGCCTTGTTCGCTGACGATATCGAGAGTTCCGCCGAGTCTTACCGCACGTTCCCGCATTCCAACTAATCCAAAATTTGGAATCCTCGACCGCGATGCCTGATTGGAATCAAAACCGGAGCCATCGTCTTCAATCTTAAGCCTGATCGCGTTGTCAACGTAGTCCAAGATTATCTTTACATGCCTGGCACGGCCATGCTTGAGTGCATTTGTCGTCGCTTCTTGAGCAATTCTCAGTAAGTTCGCCTTGACCGGACCCGGAAGTGGGTAAGGTTCGCCATCTGTCTTCACACTAATTTCATGCGACGATTCTTGAACTCCCCAAGTCAACAGTCGTTCAATCGCATTGGCGAGATCACCGTCTTCGAGTGCGACGGTGCGAAGATCCCAGACCGCACGTTTCGTCTCGCTGCGACTGTGCCGAACCATGGCCCGTGCGAGGTCGAGCGACTTGACGACCGACTCTTCCGTCGGGCCGATTCTTGACTTTAAGCCGTCGAGTTGAATGGCGACACCCGAGAGGTCCTGCTCAAGCGAATCGTGTAGCTCTCGCGCAATCCGCGCTCGCTCTTCCATGATGACACTTCGGGTTAAATTTATCTTGATGGTGTCTGCCTGAGCCGCGACCTGTCGTCTCAGCGCAACGATCCAGACGACACAAACGACTGATGCTGTCGCGGCGGTTACTATAGCCCATCGCATTCGTTCGGGCGTCCACCAGGGCGCGGCCTCAAGAACCTCGACGTCCTCATCGGTTCGTGCAAGAACCTGAACCGTTCGAATCGAGACTGGAGTTTCATCAGATTCGACCTGATGCGATGGACGCGCGACACAAATTCCGGTGACTCTGAGCCAGCTATTCGGCTTAAACCGTGTTTCGGCGAGCGGCTCTTCTTCATGCGGAATGTGGACGTGAAGCACGGCATCGCCCGACTGAAGATAAAGTATGTTCTCGCTTGCTCGGTTGGACGATCGCATGAGCAACCCATCGATCGTGATGAGTTCGCCCGTGTGCTCGCCTTGAAGAACATTTTCTGCGGTGACGGAACGAGGCATTGTATTAATATCGTTTTCGAATTTTCGAACGACCGCATTGGCGAGTGTGGCACCTCCATCCCCGAAGCTCGGGTACCCGACAACTTCGACCGCGTCACCCGTTGAAACTTCCTGGCAGATCGGATTGACAATCCTTGCCCCGGCTGTCCCATCTTGAACGTATAAGAGCGATCCGGGTCGAAAGTAGGTGACCCGACCGCGGAGGCGAACGCGGTCAGGGAAACGCTGATCGAACCGGGTCACTGAAGCCGCGGTGCGAAGTGGGGCATCGAACAGTGTTTTAAAGGCGGCGACATCGATCTTAACTTGATCAAAGTCGTTCACGAACAACCGCATTCCGGTCAATTCCCGCTGCTCACTAAAGAGACTTCCGAAGACACCCCGGACTTTGACCACCGCTCCCACCAAGCCGTCTCCGGTTGTCCGATCTTGTTCGTACTCCGGTACGATGGCGTCGAACCGTCGGTCTTCGACTTGCAGGCTGAGAACCGTTTCGCCCGGTGTGTCTCTCTTTTCGGATGAGCGAAAATTAACATCGGCTAAGACGGCCTCAACTTCAACGAATTGACTGTCATTGGCCGGGTTTGCCAATTGCCGCGCAGTCAGCTTGATCGGTGTCGGCAGTTCGGCTTGGCCGAGGACCCGCACGCTTGGCGGACCCGTACCGGACCCACCAATGCAGGGTGAGAAACTACCCGGCTGCGTGACGCCGATGACCTCGACAAGCTGTCCCGGTTTGAGATCGAGCGTGTCAGGAGTGAAACCGAGACCGGGTGCAACATAGACCCCGCCTGTCTCATCTTGCACGAAGGCTCGGACGGCGTAGACACTAGGATTGACTTCGAAATAGGTCACCACACCGACGACCCGAACAGTCAGATGTCGCATCGCATCTTCAGTCGAGAGCGCACGAACGGCTGCGGCGGTCGCGATGACCTGTGTGTCGTCCGCACATGCCTGTCGACTCGACAGGCATTGAACGTTCACAGCAAGCTGGATGATCGCTGCGATCACAGAGCCTGCCGTCTTGTTGGACCGTCGCATCAGTCGCCCGTCCCGTTTCGGATTCATCTCTTAAGGACGAGTCTAACAGGCAGAATTCATCATCGCATTGGACCAGCAAATGGTAGCGCGAGTCGAACACCTCGAAGTAGTGGGCAGGCGATCACATCCTCTCGTATAGGTTCTTCGGGTCGGGATTGGATGATCGAGCAAAACCTAGGCCTTTGCATATGTAAGCACGAGACTTCAGTAACAATTCTCAAATCAAGTGTTGCCAATCTGAAGTTTCGTTGCTGTGGTACGTGAACTCTTCTCTACACCTCGCGTTCCCGGGGTACAGCTCTCATCGCTCAAGGGATCGAACATGTTAACTTGCAAACGCTCATCTCGACCACGTACCGGCTTCACGCT contains:
- a CDS encoding response regulator, encoding MVTNVDDKIRLMLVDDHFVVRMGLASSLEMEEDIHIAAEAGTAADAIFLYKDCKPQVVVLDYQLPDGTGIDVIEEIVKFDRSAKILVFTVFDGEEDIFRAVEAGAKGFLIKTADRSELLKAIRTVSTGGEYLTDSVGKMLEERRQRPSLSRRQSEVLHLIAKGASNGQIAGKLGIAEVTVKLHVTQILQKLKVDDRTQAALAAIQRGIVHLD
- a CDS encoding sensor histidine kinase; its protein translation is MRRSNKTAGSVIAAIIQLAVNVQCLSSRQACADDTQVIATAAAVRALSTEDAMRHLTVRVVGVVTYFEVNPSVYAVRAFVQDETGGVYVAPGLGFTPDTLDLKPGQLVEVIGVTQPGSFSPCIGGSGTGPPSVRVLGQAELPTPIKLTARQLANPANDSQFVEVEAVLADVNFRSSEKRDTPGETVLSLQVEDRRFDAIVPEYEQDRTTGDGLVGAVVKVRGVFGSLFSEQRELTGMRLFVNDFDQVKIDVAAFKTLFDAPLRTAASVTRFDQRFPDRVRLRGRVTYFRPGSLLYVQDGTAGARIVNPICQEVSTGDAVEVVGYPSFGDGGATLANAVVRKFENDINTMPRSVTAENVLQGEHTGELITIDGLLMRSSNRASENILYLQSGDAVLHVHIPHEEEPLAETRFKPNSWLRVTGICVARPSHQVESDETPVSIRTVQVLARTDEDVEVLEAAPWWTPERMRWAIVTAATASVVCVVWIVALRRQVAAQADTIKINLTRSVIMEERARIARELHDSLEQDLSGVAIQLDGLKSRIGPTEESVVKSLDLARAMVRHSRSETKRAVWDLRTVALEDGDLANAIERLLTWGVQESSHEISVKTDGEPYPLPGPVKANLLRIAQEATTNALKHGRARHVKIILDYVDNAIRLKIEDDGSGFDSNQASRSRIPNFGLVGMRERAVRLGGTLDIVSEQGNGTTIEVIVPKDRFTNGHV